GGCGCCACGCGGGTTACCAGCCGGGCGCGCTACACGTCCACAGCGAGACCTCAAAGGTCCACCCGGGGCATCGTCGCCCCACTGCTGATCCTGCTGGTGTCTTTGGGCGGGCTCGCCTATGTCGGGTATCACCAGTACCTGAGCTCGGAAGAAGGCTCCCAGGGTGCCGCCGCCCAAGCGGGTGAGGTTGTCGATGCGGGCACCAGTACCACTGCACTTCTGGTTCAAACCGACGGAGCCGGCGACAGCGTGGGGTTCACGATGATCTCGCTGCACGAATCGGGCGACGCCGTCGTGTTGTTCGCCCCCTCGACCCTGATGGTCGAGGTGCCTGGCATCGGGCTCGACACCTTGTCCGAAGCGACCCGAATCGGCGGTATCGAGTTGTCTTCGCTGGCGGTCGAGAACCTGCTGACGATCGGCTTCGACCACATCGTCGAGCTGACACCGGCCGATGTGACCGAGCTGGTGCGCTCCTTCGATCCGCTGCTGGTCGACAACCCGCGCCGTCTGGATCAGGCAACCGACCGCGATCGCATCGAGGTTCTGTATCCGGCCGGAGCCCTGCTGTTGGAAGCATCCGATGCCTCCGACTATCTGGCTCGCCGCGGAGTCGCCGAGACCGAACTGCAGCGCCTGGTGCGACACCAAGAGTTCTGGGTTTCGCTGCTGGAAGCCCGCTCTGCGGTGGTGGCCGACGAGCGCTCGTTCGGTACCGATTTCGACGACTTCCTCGACGAGTTGGCCGCCCGCCGCACCGAGGTCGAGTATCGGATACTCGACGTCGACCTCGTTGGCGGAGAAGGCGAGCTGTACAGCGTCGACCGTGCCAGTCTCGAGGACTCGATCGTCAGGCTCGACCCCAGCCGCGCAACCGGTTCGGCACGCACGAGGGTGCAGTTGCTGAACGGTGTCGGTCGGCCGGGGTTGTCTGCGCCTATCGCTCGGCTGATCAACCCGGCGTTCGCGTCGGTCGAGCTGGTCGACAACGCCGCTCGGTTCGATCATCGTGTTACCCAGGTCGTCTACTACCACGATGAACAGCGCGAGGCGGCGGTCGCCATCCGTGATGCCCTTGGGGTTGGCGAGGTCGTCAAACAGCTCGAGCCGATCGACGTCGTCGACATCACCATCGTGGTCGGTTCCGACCTGGCAGACCTGGTCGAGATCCAACCCGACGTGGCGCCGGTCGTCGACCAGGCCGGTACAAATGCCATCTCGGGACCATGATCGGCAACGCGGTGTTCGTGCCGATAGCGTTGTTCGAGTGCCCGACCCTGACGCCACGGATCTGACAGTCGAAGATCTTCCTGCGTTGGTCCGCGCCGCCATCGAGGGGGCGTCGGAGATCAAGGCCAACGACATCGTCGTTCTCGACGTCGGCGACATGTTGGGCGTGACCGATCACTTCGTCATCGCCAGCGCCCCGAACGTTCGTCAGGTTCGCCGCATCGCCGAAGAGGTCGAAGAGCAGGTGAAGAAGGCAGGCGGGGCCGGCCCGGTGCAGATCGAGGGCATGCGAGAAGGCATGTGGGTGCTGCTCGACTTCGGCGCCTTCGTGGTGCACGTCTTCCACGCCGACAGCCGCCGCTTTTATGACCTCGAACGGCTTTGGAGCGAGGCGCCCAGGCTGCGCTGGGTCGACGAGGAAGCGCTCAGCTAGAGCTGCGGGCGATCCAGTCCTCGATCAGCTTGCCCGCAATCGACATGCCACCTCGAGGGCACGGCGGCAGGTCGTCGTAGCTGTACCAACCGGCCTCGACGATCTCCTCCTCCTGAATCTGAAGCTCGCCGCCCGCATAACGTGCAGTGAACCCGATCATCAACGAGTGCGGGAACGGCCACGGCTGGCTTCCGAAGTAGCGGATCTGGTCGACATCGATGCCGACCTCTTCTTTGATCTCTCGTGCCACACACGTCTCGAGATCTTCGCCGGGTTCGACGAAACCGGCCAGGGTCGAAAAGAACCTGCCCGGAAACTGACGACCGTGTGCCAGCAGGGCTCGCCCGTCTTCGCGCTCGACCAGCACGATGACCGCCGGCGCCAACCTCGGGTATGCCAGTAGCCCGCAAGACGGGCACACGCGGGCCCTGTCCGAGGTGTGCAGTTCTGTTGCCTCACCGCAGCGGCCACAGAAGCGGTGGGTGCGATCCCATTGAACGATCTGTTCGGCCTTGCCCGCCAGGGCCCACTGGGTTTCGGGCACCCTCGAATAGAGGGTTCTCAGGTCGAGCAGTTCGTGCCAGTCGGGTGGTTCTTCCTCGTCGTCGAGGTCGACGGCCCACACCGGCCGCCCATCGAGCATTCCCAGGAAGTGTTGTGCCCGGTGGCGTTGGATGGCGGGCATCGGCCCGAACGGCAATGACTCGGCCCCGGCTTCCACCACCACACGGCTCGACCTGACGATTATCCAGTGCGCCTCAGATGGGTCGGCATCGTCTGGTGGGGTCACTCTTGGTTCGAAGGCCATGACGAATGACGCTACTCGCCTGGCGAGGGTGGTTGTAGTGTCGCCGCGCGTGGACGAGCAATCGAAGGCGGCCGACGTCTTGTCGCTCGAACAGATCGCCGACGGTCTGTTCGTGGGAACAAGCCCCGATTACGAGTGGGGCCGCATCTATGGCGGGTTGGTCGTGGCCCAAGCCCTGGTCGCAGCCGGCAACACGGTGCCAGAGGGCGTGCATCCACACTCGTTGCATGCCTACTTCATCCGCGGCGGCGATCCGGCGCAAAAGATCGTGTACGACGTAGAGCGGGTGCGCGACGGGCGCTCGTTCGTCACCAGGGCGGTGCATGCCAGGCAGGCCAACGGGAACATCTTGATGATGATCGCCTCGTTCCACCGAGACGAAGCCGGGTTCGAGCGGCAGAACACCGTGATGCCCCAAAGGCTGCCCGACCCCGACGAGCTCGAGAAGTCGGGATGGATGACCGAGATGGACACCCGCGAGCTTC
This genomic stretch from Acidimicrobiales bacterium harbors:
- a CDS encoding LCP family protein, with the protein product MTNDGDISGPPGLFDQDAHSEGGYLRDAQVRLPRRGSAGRRAAGRPSVPLGATRVTSRARYTSTARPQRSTRGIVAPLLILLVSLGGLAYVGYHQYLSSEEGSQGAAAQAGEVVDAGTSTTALLVQTDGAGDSVGFTMISLHESGDAVVLFAPSTLMVEVPGIGLDTLSEATRIGGIELSSLAVENLLTIGFDHIVELTPADVTELVRSFDPLLVDNPRRLDQATDRDRIEVLYPAGALLLEASDASDYLARRGVAETELQRLVRHQEFWVSLLEARSAVVADERSFGTDFDDFLDELAARRTEVEYRILDVDLVGGEGELYSVDRASLEDSIVRLDPSRATGSARTRVQLLNGVGRPGLSAPIARLINPAFASVELVDNAARFDHRVTQVVYYHDEQREAAVAIRDALGVGEVVKQLEPIDVVDITIVVGSDLADLVEIQPDVAPVVDQAGTNAISGP
- the rsfS gene encoding ribosome silencing factor is translated as MPDPDATDLTVEDLPALVRAAIEGASEIKANDIVVLDVGDMLGVTDHFVIASAPNVRQVRRIAEEVEEQVKKAGGAGPVQIEGMREGMWVLLDFGAFVVHVFHADSRRFYDLERLWSEAPRLRWVDEEALS
- the nudC gene encoding NAD(+) diphosphatase; amino-acid sequence: MAFEPRVTPPDDADPSEAHWIIVRSSRVVVEAGAESLPFGPMPAIQRHRAQHFLGMLDGRPVWAVDLDDEEEPPDWHELLDLRTLYSRVPETQWALAGKAEQIVQWDRTHRFCGRCGEATELHTSDRARVCPSCGLLAYPRLAPAVIVLVEREDGRALLAHGRQFPGRFFSTLAGFVEPGEDLETCVAREIKEEVGIDVDQIRYFGSQPWPFPHSLMIGFTARYAGGELQIQEEEIVEAGWYSYDDLPPCPRGGMSIAGKLIEDWIARSSS
- a CDS encoding thioesterase family protein produces the protein MDEQSKAADVLSLEQIADGLFVGTSPDYEWGRIYGGLVVAQALVAAGNTVPEGVHPHSLHAYFIRGGDPAQKIVYDVERVRDGRSFVTRAVHARQANGNILMMIASFHRDEAGFERQNTVMPQRLPDPDELEKSGWMTEMDTRELPGDGSGRFAMWGRWSGEELSNRMQHAAALAFMSDAIPMDSIVDAHPVTPEPGEWGNHFMSASLDHAIWFRGPLRADQWLLYESTSPGLRGSRGTTFGNVFTADGQLVASVAQEGLLREIGGS